The Pseudomonas saponiphila DNA window CCACTCAACAGCGCGGCAAACCCGGCGCTGTACAACGCCTGGGCCACCACGAACAGCAACAGCGCGCCGGTGGAAAACCCCAGCAGGCGCAGCACCGACAACTCCCGACGCTTGCGCTCCACCGCCGCCAGGGCCCCGGCGAAGATCGCCGCGAAGGCCCCCGCCAGGGCCAGCCCGGCGATCACCCAGAAGACGATGGACAGGTTGCGGCTCAAGGACTGCACCTGGGCGATGGTCTGCGCCTGGGTCGCCACCAGCAGGCCACGCTCGGCGAAATACAGCCGCAGCGGCTCGACGTCATCCAGGTCGCGGGCATACAGGCGAAACGCCGGATAGACCCGCTGCGCAGTCGCCGCCTGGGCCTCGCCTAGCCAGCCCAGGGCCGCCACGGCGCGACCGTCGCGGTAATCCTCGGCGGCCTCCAGCAGCGCCAGCGGAGCGAACAGCGCGTCACGGGCAAAGGCTTCCAGGGGCAGGATGCCCTCGACCTGAACCCGGGTCCGCTGCACCTCGCTGCGCCCCGCCACCTGTCGGCCAAAGCTCGCTTGCAACCAGTCCCCCGGCTGCACCCCGAGCTTCTCGGCAGCGGTACGGCTGAGCAGCACGCCGCTCATGCTCCGGGGGGCCGGCAGGCGCCCGAGCAAAGGATCGCCAACGGCGGTGGGCAGCATCTCCACGGTCAGGCCGATATCCCCCTTACCCCGGGATAAGTCCGCCGTCGCGGCTATCTGCCGGGTACGCGGCAAGGCAAAGGCCACGTCCGGGCGCTGCCCCAGCTCGGCAATGAACCCGGCGCTGAAGCGCCCGCCGCCCAGGGGAATGATCTCGCGCACCGCCGGGTCCTTTTCCAGGCGCTCGGTGAGGCTGCTGACCAGCCCGAACTTGAGCCCGAACAGCACCAGCAAAGGGGCGATCACCGCCACCAGGGCCAGCACCGAACAAGCCGACAGCCAAGAGTCGGCGCGGTAGTCCTGCCAGGCCAGGGCAGCGGTCAGGGACGCACGCATCAGCAGGCCTCCCCGAGGGTCGCGGTGACCCCGCCGTCGGCATCGCGCCGGCAGGCAATGCGCCGCACCTGCAAGCCATTGGCCCTTGCCAGCACCTCATCGTGGGTGGCGATCACGCAGCACACCCCCTGATCGCGGGACTGCTGCACCAGCAGCTGCATCACTCTTTGCGCGTTCAAGGGGTCCAGGGCCGCCGTTGGCTCATCCGCCAGCAGCACCTGCGGGCCATGGGCCAGGGCCCGAGCGCAACTGACCCGCTGGCGCTGGCCCACCGACAGGGCCGCGGGCTTCTTGTGCAGTTGATCGGCAATTTCCAGGCGCTCGGCCAGCCGCCGGGGAATGCCGTCGTCAGGCAGCCCCAGCAGTTTGCGCGGCAGGCCGATATTCCCGCGCACATCGAGAAAGCCCAGCAGGCCGCCGGTCTGCAGCACATAGCCCAGGTGCCGGCTGCGCAATTGCGCCAGGGCACTGTGGCCGGCGCCGCGCCAGATCCCGAGGATGTCGATGGCGTCCCTGGCCGGGGCAAATTCGAAGCGCGCCGCCGAATCCGGAGCCAGCACCAGCGCCAGCAGATCGAGCAAGGTGCTCTTGCCGCAACCACTGGGGCCGACCACCGCCAACTGGTCGCCCGCGCGCAGTTGCAGCCGGGGGATCTCCAGGCTGTAGCGTTGGCGACCCTCGCCGCGGCTCTTGCGTACCTGCGCCAGATCGAGCATCACGGCAGCGTCGACAACGGAACGCGGTACAAGGCATCGCCCGGCTCGGCATCGCCGAAGCGCACCCAGTTGGCCAGGTCGTTGTGGAAGGTTTCGTAGAGGCGGATCTTCGAATCCAGCTCGTCGATGAAATCTTCCTGCTCGGCCACGCTCAACGACAGCCACAGGTCCTGGGTCATGTTCAGCGACTTGCTGCGGTACGGCAGGCCTTCCAGGTATTCGCCGAGCACGCCGCCGTCGGCCAGGTTGCCGCCCTTGCGCAAGGCCGACGGGTCGCGGCTCATGTAGGCACTGGCGCTGGCGATTTCCTGGAAGAAGTCCTTGGGCGAGGTCTGGGTCTTGCGCGCCGCGTCGACGATCAGTTTCAGCGACTGCTGCAAGTCGTTGAGCTGCAGCTTGGTCAGCATCACGCAGACCTGGAACGCCGGCAGCGCCGGGTTGGTCAGGTCGCGGTCGGCGGTCCAGGCGCTGACCAGTTGCGGCGCCTGGCTAGCCGCCTTGCGCCCAAGGAAATCCATGTGCATGGCGTAGCCGATGGCCGCCGATTTCTGCGCGAGGCTCGGCGCCGCCGCCAGCAGCGGGACTTCCTGCTTCTGGTTGCTGCGCACCTGATGCACCAGGTCGGCGAACACCGTGCCGATCTCGTCGACCCGTTCGCCGAACTTGCGCACATCGCCACCGGGCACCGGAATGTACAGGTCGCCGATCTTCGGGTTGGCGTCGGCGGTCAGTACCCGGTACTGGGTTTCCGCCTGGGCGTGGTTCTTCTTGCCGGCATCGGTGCGCAGGTGCAGGGCGTAGATCTTGATCTGCTTGCCCAAAGCCGCCTGGCGCACTTCCGCCTCGTTCATCTGGGTGCGGCTGTAGGGGTCGTTCTTGCGCAGGGCGCCGGCATCGCTGACCAGCAGGATCAGGCGGCCGCCGTAGCCCTTCCAGTCCATGCCTTCCACGGCCTGCATCACCCCGGCGAAGGCGTCTTCGTTGAACGAGTGGCTGGAGACGTTGGTGGCCTTGACCTGGCTCACCAGCTCCTGGAAACGCTGGGGATCGCGGCCCTGGTCGAGGGTCACCAGGGTCTTGGTCACATACTCCAGGCCTGGGGTCTTGCTGGTGTTGTTGCGAAAGCCCACCAGGCCGAAGCTGACGCTGTCCAGCTCGCCGCGCTCGGCGATCTTGCTCTGCAGCTCGTGCACCACGTCGCGCACCTGATCGATGTACGGCTGCATCGACACCGAGGTGTCCACCACCAGCACCACCGCGGTGCGGAAGGCATCGGCGGCGGCCGGCGGGCTGTTCGCCGGCAGCGCCTTGCCGCTGCTGTCACTGATGCTCTGCGGGCTGTTGCCCGGGTCGATTGAGGCGACATTGAGCAACTGCACCGGCTGGCCGTTCTCGTCGAAGCTCTCCTTGGCGTCGAAGATCGGCAGCAGGTAGAACTGCTCCTGGGGCACCGCGCTGGCATTGGGTTCCAGGGCCAGCACCTGCTGCTCGTCCTGGGGATTCTTCTGCGCCCTGAGCAGCAGGTTCTTGGCCGCCGCCGGGTCCGCCAGCAGGCGCTCCAGCTCGCTGGCCTGGCGCACGAACATCACCGGCGCGCGGCCGGAGCGTTCGGTGAACTTCAGCACCAGGCTCTGCTTCCAGTCGCTGACCTGCTCGGCCGGCAACCAGCCGGCGCTGCGGCCGTCACTGGCGGCGCCCAGGCGCAGCCAGGAGCGGCCGTCAAGATTCTTGCGCTGATACACATAGAGCACCGAGAACGCCGGCACCGGCTTGTCCGGCGTGGCCCCCGGCTCGCTGGAAAAACTCGCCCCCGGCTTGCTCAGCACCCGCTGGAACAGGGTCTTCTTGCCCGGCATCAGCAGCGGCCGCTGGCCGCCATCGACATCCGCCGCCAGCGCCTGCTCCACCGGCGGCGCCACCACGGCAGGCGGGGTGCCGGCCGTCGCAGCGGTCTTGGGCGCAGGCGCCGGGCTGTCGCCGGACAACCACCAGTACCCCGCACCCGCCACGGCCAGGGCCACCGCCACGGCAACCCCGGCCAGGGCCAGCACCGGGCCGCGCCGCTGTTCGGAAGCCCCACTGCCGGCGGGCGGCAGATTGGCGGTGCGCGGCGGCACCGCTGGCTCCTCGGGCGGCTCGCGGCGCGGCGCCGGTTGCGGCGCCTGTTGCGGAATCTCGATCGACACCGGGGTCAACCCGGCCAGGTCGTTGCTCTGAGGTGCAGACTGGGTTGCAACCTGGGGTGGCAGCGGCAACGGCTGGATCAGCGTCGCCTCCACATCGGCCGTCTCCGGCGGCAGGTTGTCCAGGGCCGCCAGCAAGGCCGCCGCGTCCGGGTAGCGTTCCGCCGGATCCTTGGCCAGCAGCTTGCGCAGGATGTGCTGGTAGCGCCCATGGTGCAGCGGCAGCTCCGGCAAGGGTTCGGTGAGGTGGGCCAGGGCCGTGGACAGCGCGTCGGTGCCGTTGTACGGCAACTCACCGACGAGAATTTCATACAGCACCACGCCCAGGGCATACAGGTCGGCGCGACCGTCGATGTCCTGGCCACGGGCCTGTTCCGGGCTCATGTAGCTGGGCGTGCCCACGGCGAAACCGGCCTGGGTGAACTGGGTGCGATCGTCCAGGGACTTGGCGATGCCGAAGTCCGAGAGCACCGCCGTGCCATCGGCACGGAACAGGATGTTGGCCGGCTTCACATCGCGGTGCACCAGCCCCTGGGCATGGGCATAGCCCAGGGCCGAAGCGATCTGGCGGATGTAGGTCAGGCCCTGCTCCGGGGTCAGCCCGGCGGCGATGCGCTCTTTGAGGGTGCCGTTGGGCAGGTACTCCATGGCCATGTAGTACAGCTCGCCGACATTGCCGATGTCGTGGATGGTCACGGTGTGCGGGTGCGACAGCCGCGCCAGGGTCTTGCCCTCACGCAAGAAGCGCTCGCAGAAGCTCGGGTCGGCGGCCAGCGCCGCGGCCATCACCTTGAGCGCCACCTTGCGTTCCAGGGAACGCTGGGTCGCCAGGTACACGGTGGCCATGGCGCCTTCGCCAATCTCGCCCTGGATGTCAAAGCCGGGAATCAGAATGTCCATGGTCAGTGTCCTGCGGCCTTGATCACGATGGCGGTGATGTTGTCCGGCGCGCCCCGGGTCAAGCCCAGGTGGATCAGGCTGCGCACCACATCGTTGGGCTCGCTGTGACTCAGCACGTCGCGCAGTTCGAAGTCTTCGGCGGTCTTGTTCAAGCCATCGCTGCACAGCAGGAAGGTGTCGCCGTCCTGCACCTGCAGGTCGACCTGGGACAGCTGCAACTGGGCCTCGACGCCAATCGCCCGGGTGACGATGTTGGCCCGCGGATGCACCCGCGCCTCGGCTTCGCTGAGCAGGCCGCTGTCCTGCAGGTCCTGGACGTAGCTGTGATCCCGGGAAATGCTTTCCAGCTGCTCGTCCCGCAGCCGGTACAGGCGACTGTCGCCGGCCCACAGGCACACGCCCCGAGCGCCGCGCACCGCCAGCAGGACCACGGTGCTGCCCATCATGGTCACCCCGCGATTGGCGGTTTCCTCGCGCACCGCGGCGTTGACCGCGGCCAGGCCATTGCGCAGCGCGGCGACGTACTGCTCCAGGCTCTCGGCCGCCGGCACCGCCCGCAGGCTGTCGACGATCAGGCTGCTGACATAATCCCCGGCGGCGTGCCCGCCCATGCCGTCGGCCACCAGCCACAGGCCGGTCTCCGGGGCTTCGAGCCAGGCGTCTTCGTTGATTTTCCGCACCATGCCGACATGGCTGTAGCTGGCGGACTGGTAGGACAGTTGCGGCGCTGAACCCATTTAGACGGCACCCTCTTGTCCGAGCAAAAATTGCGCAAATTCACTGGCCGGCGGCAGGCCCTGGCAGCGCAGCAGCATCGGGCTGATGTACTGCGAACCCCGGCCCCACCACAGACTCGTCCCCTCGCCGGCCTGGGCCGCGAGTACCGCGCCCCGGGCCAGGGGGTCGCTGACGTAAAACCGTTGCAGGCCGGCGTAATGGCTGACCTCGACCCGCCGCGCCGGGTTCGGCGCGCCCAAGGCCTGCAGGCCCTGCTCCAGGGCCTCGAAATGGGCACCTTCATCCAGGGTCGCCAGCAGCAGTTGTTCCACCTGCTCGAACCACTGCTCCGGGCCACTGACCAGGGACGTCAACTCCGCCTCGGGCTCCAGCAGCGCGGCCACGGTCAGGGGGAAATAGCGCCCGACCCGGTCAATGCTCGGCATCACCACTCCCACCGCCGCCTGGGGCCCGCAGACGCCCGGGGCCAGGGCGAAGCGCCATAACGGGCTGATCAGGTAGGCGTTGAGCCACTGCTCGCCCAGGGCGTTCTGGCTGGCCAGCAGCCCCGCCGCCAGCCAGCTGTCCCAAGGGCCGATAAAACTCTGCGGCAGACCGCGGCTGACAAAATCGCCGCGGCTGGCCAACTTGCCGTACAGGCCGGGCGCAGTCATAGCCGCTCCGGCAGGCTGAAGCCGCTGAGCACCCGGCTCTTGAACGGGTTGAAGGCACTGCTGGCGCGCAGCTCGTAGGAGATGCTCGCGCCATCCACCCGCAGCCGCAGGTTGAAGCGGTCCGGCGAATTGGTGGCGGTCAGGTCCGATTGCTCCAGCAGGCGGAACCAGGCCCAGGGACCGTCCAGGGTCACCCCGGAACGCCCGGTGGCCGACGGCGGCATGATCGACAGGCGCACCACGCCGATGCTCCCCGGGTTCGGCCACTGCATGGCCACCGGTCGGCTCGGGCCGTGGTCGTAGCTCAATTGCTGGCCGTCCAGGTCGAGCAGGAACTGGCTGATGCTGGCGTCCATGGCCACCGGCTTGAGCTCAAAGCGCACCGCCGGCTGGGTGCCGCCGCTGGAGCGGAAGAACGCATCACGAATGTTCGCCGCGCGCTGGAAGGTCTGCAGCACACCGGGGGAGATCCCCAGTTTCTGCGCCGCGCCCGGCTGCCAGCTCCAGGTGGTGGTCGAGGTGTTGACGTAAGGCTGCAGGTACTTGCGGAAGTAGTTGTCCATCACCCCGCCGGTGCCGAAGAACTGGCCGAAGTCTTCCAGGGTCGCGTCCCGCGAGCTGCCCGGCGACATCGGATAACGCCCGCTCAGGGACTGGCGATAGACGTTCACCACTTCGCTGACCCAGGCCGCGTTCAGTTGATTGCGCACCCCGCCCATCATGCTGTTGGTGGTGGAACCGACCACCGATTTGACCAGCCCCTGGACCATCGGCGGCTGACGCTCGGCGGTCAGGCTGACCCGGGCGGCCGCGGCGCTGGCCTGATTCTTGGCCTCGCCCAGCAGCGCGTCGCCGCTGGCCCCGACCATGGCGCTGACCTGCACGTACAGGGCGTTCATGTCCGAGAGCAGGCCGTCGATGGCCGCCGGCTCGCCCTCGCCCTTGCTCACCAGGCTGTTGAGGTCGGCAAAGTGCGCGCTCACCGGGTCATCGCTGCTGGCCACGGCAGCCGGGTTGGCCGCCTGCTCCTGGCCCAACAGCGAACCCAGGCGCTGCTTGAGTTGATCGACGCCGCCCTCGACCTTCTGGCCCTGGGCCGCCAGCAGGCGTTCTTCCTGTTGCAGGTCGGTTTCCTTGGCCACCGCCACCAGCAGTTTCTTCAGCGGCGAGGTGGGCCCGGAGAGAATCCGCAGCACGTCGGCGGCCTGGGCCACGCTGGTGATCGGCACGAAGTCGATGTCCGCCAGCAAGGCGTCCCACTGGCGCAGGTAGTCCTGGAAGTACAGGCGACGCACGTCGGCGGCGAGGCTGGCGACGTTCTGCTGGTCGGCCTGATCGCGGCCCAGTACCCACTGCTCTTCCGCCAGGGTGCCGGCCTGGTTGAGGCTGGCCAGGAGGAAGGCCTGGCGATAGCCCTTGGCGGTGAACAGCCCGCTCAGGGGTTCGCTCAACGGCTTGCCGCTCTTGCGGGTGAACACCAGCGCCGCGTCGCGACCACCGGCTTCGCTGAGGCGGAAGTCCGGCACGCCGTCCGGCAGCTTGGCGCGCTTGACCCGGTCATACACGCGCTGGGCCACCGGCAGCTGTTGCAGCTGGCGGCGCAGGTCGTCGATCAGGCGCTGATCCAGCCGCGCATTCGGTGGATGTTTTTCGAACAGCGCCTGCAGGTGCCCGGTCAGGGCCTGACGCTGGTCCGGCGGCAGGTCGCGGGCCAGGGTACGGTCCCAGTCCAGGGTGATCCAGGCCTTGATGAAGTCCGGGTCGTAGTGCTCGCTGTCCGCCAGCATCAGGTAGGCCTTGAGCCCCTCGTAGAGGAAGTCCGAGTTGCCGCCGCTGTGCAGTTGCTCCTCGATACGGGTCATCAGCCGTGGGGCGAACACCGCCACCAGCAGCTTGCGATAGACGCTGGCGGCCTCGGCTTCGAGCATGTCGCCCTGATACAGGCCCAGGCCCTCGGCCCAGCCCGGTGCATCGCCGGCCAGATGGCGGGTGGCGTTGAGCAGCGGCAGCACCGCCAGCACATCGCGCTGGGCCGAGCTGAGGTTCTGCACGTCCTGGCGCACCGGCGCGACACGCTGGTCGACCTGGGCGATATAGGCCTGGTTGGCCCGGTAGCTGATGATCCACAGGGTGCCGACCACCAGCACCAGCGCCACGGTGGCCGCCAGGGCGCCACGGGCGATCCATTTGCGCCGGCGCTCGACCTTGGGATTGACCCCCACCAGCCCGCGCTCGGCAAAGGCCACGGCGCTGAACAGTTTCTCGATGAAGTAACTGCGCCCGGTGCCGGTCTGCCGCGCCAGGTGCTGGCGGTCCAGGTTCATGCTCTGGGCCATGGCGCCGATCAGCCGGTCGATCGGGCTGCCTTCCTGGGTGCCACTGGTGAAATACACGCCGCGCAGCAGCACTCGCTCTTCGAAGGCGTTGGGTTTGAACACGCCTTCGAGGAAGCCCTGCAAGGACTCCTTGAGCGCCGCGAATTGCTGCGGGAAGCCATAGATCAAGTCGCGCCGCGCCGGGTCGCGTTCCTGCTGCAGGCGCTCCACCAGACGCTCGTTGAGGCGCTGCTCCAGGGCCGCCAGTTCCGCCGGCAACTGGGCCAGGGGGCTGTCGCCGCTCTTGCCGTCGTCCAGGGCGAAGGTCATGCCCCAGACCTGGGCCCGCTCTTCCTTGCTCAGGGAATCGAAGAACTCCATGAAGCCCGGCACCAGATCGAGCTTGGTCAGCATCAGGTAGATCGGGAAGCGCACCCCCAGCTGGGTGTACAGCTCCTGGATGCGCAGGCGGATCGCCGCCGCGTGGGCCGCGCGCTCCGCTTCGCTGCCCAGCAGCAGGTCGGAGAGGCTGATGGCGACGAAGGCGCCATCGATCGGCCGCCGCGAACGCTGGGTTTTCAGCAGGTCGAGGAAACCCAGCCAGGCCGCCTTGTCCACCGAGGCGTGGCTGTCCTGGGTGGTGTAGCGCCCGGCGGTGTCCAGCAATACCGCCTGATCGGTGAACCACCAGTCGCAGTTGCGGGTGCCGCCCACGCCGCGCACGGCACCGGCGCCCAGCTGCGCGGCCAGGGGGAAATGCAGGCCGGAGTTGACCAGCGCGGTGGTCTTGCCCGAGCCCGGCGGGCCGATGATCACGTACCACGGCAGCTCGTAGAGGTTGCGCCGCTCGTCACCGCCAAGCTTGGCCTTCTTCAACAGCGCCAGGGCTTCGTCCATGCGCTGGCGCAGGGCCGCCAGTTCTTCGGCGGTGGCCACGCTGTCCGGGTCCGGCGGGGTATCGGCGGCCAGGCTCTGCAACACCTTGGCCGCGTGCCGACGGGCCTGGATGATGCGAAACACCCGATAACCGATCCACAGCGCGAAGATGACAATGATCAACGCCCAGCGCCGGCCTTCCGGCACCAGGAACTCCAGCAGCGGGCCAATGAACCAGATGATCAGGCTCAGGGCGATCAGCCCCAGCAGCGGGATCACCCAGCGAATCACAAAACTGAAAAACGCCTTCACTCGACCCCCTCCGCCAATACGCTGATTTCGACCCGACGATTACGCGCCCGCCCTTCGGCGGTGGCGTTGCTTGCCAGCGGCTCGGTGTCGCTGCGGCCTTCGGCGCTGAAGCGCTCTGGCTGGCCGGTCTTCGCCGCGAGGATCTGCAGCACCGATTCGGCGCGGGCCTGGGACAGCTTCCAGTTGGACGGGAAGCGCAAGGTAGCGATCGGCCGGTTGTCGCTGTGGCCGGTGATGCGCACCTGGCCCTTGACCTTGCGCACCGCGTCGGCGATGCGCAGCATCAGCGGCTGGTAGTCGTCGAGAATGCTGGCGCTGGCCGAGGCGAACAGCTCGTCGCCACGGATAGTCACCACCGAACGGTCGACGGCATCTTCCACCGCCACCCGCCCGGCCTTGATGTCTTCGGCGAGGAAACCGGCCAGGCGCGGACGCTCGACGATCTTCGGCTGGATCACCGGGCGATCCAGGGTCTGCACCGGGATTTCGCCCAGGGCATGGATGTTCTTGAACACCGGCTCGGCGTCCGCCGCCAGCTTCAGGCGCAGGCCGAACAGCAGCACCAGGAGCAGCGCCACGCCAATCGCGATGCCGACCCAGGGCGGCATGAACTGGGCCAGCCGGTCACGGGCCACGCTGACCCCGCGCCAATGCGGCGAGAGCTCGCGCTCGTGCTCGCCACGGGCGCTGCGGATGGTGGCCGCGGTGCGCTCGCGCAGGGCTTCGAGCTGGCTGCGGCCATCGATCATCACCCGGTAGCGACCTTCGAAGCCCAGGCACATGCACAGGTACAACAGCTCCAGCAGGTACAGGCGCTCGCGGGGGCTCTGCAGGCAGTGCTCCAGCAACTGGAAGACCTTCTCGCCGCCCCAGGCTTCGTTGTGCACGGTGAT harbors:
- a CDS encoding ABC transporter permease codes for the protein MRASLTAALAWQDYRADSWLSACSVLALVAVIAPLLVLFGLKFGLVSSLTERLEKDPAVREIIPLGGGRFSAGFIAELGQRPDVAFALPRTRQIAATADLSRGKGDIGLTVEMLPTAVGDPLLGRLPAPRSMSGVLLSRTAAEKLGVQPGDWLQASFGRQVAGRSEVQRTRVQVEGILPLEAFARDALFAPLALLEAAEDYRDGRAVAALGWLGEAQAATAQRVYPAFRLYARDLDDVEPLRLYFAERGLLVATQAQTIAQVQSLSRNLSIVFWVIAGLALAGAFAAIFAGALAAVERKRRELSVLRLLGFSTGALLLFVVAQALYSAGFAALLSGALYGLAQAGLNHLFMQVPGEYASHLLPVHYGLALLATLGVSTLAAALGGWRVSRIEACEGIRDV
- a CDS encoding ABC transporter ATP-binding protein, whose protein sequence is MLDLAQVRKSRGEGRQRYSLEIPRLQLRAGDQLAVVGPSGCGKSTLLDLLALVLAPDSAARFEFAPARDAIDILGIWRGAGHSALAQLRSRHLGYVLQTGGLLGFLDVRGNIGLPRKLLGLPDDGIPRRLAERLEIADQLHKKPAALSVGQRQRVSCARALAHGPQVLLADEPTAALDPLNAQRVMQLLVQQSRDQGVCCVIATHDEVLARANGLQVRRIACRRDADGGVTATLGEAC
- a CDS encoding serine/threonine-protein kinase, whose translation is MDILIPGFDIQGEIGEGAMATVYLATQRSLERKVALKVMAAALAADPSFCERFLREGKTLARLSHPHTVTIHDIGNVGELYYMAMEYLPNGTLKERIAAGLTPEQGLTYIRQIASALGYAHAQGLVHRDVKPANILFRADGTAVLSDFGIAKSLDDRTQFTQAGFAVGTPSYMSPEQARGQDIDGRADLYALGVVLYEILVGELPYNGTDALSTALAHLTEPLPELPLHHGRYQHILRKLLAKDPAERYPDAAALLAALDNLPPETADVEATLIQPLPLPPQVATQSAPQSNDLAGLTPVSIEIPQQAPQPAPRREPPEEPAVPPRTANLPPAGSGASEQRRGPVLALAGVAVAVALAVAGAGYWWLSGDSPAPAPKTAATAGTPPAVVAPPVEQALAADVDGGQRPLLMPGKKTLFQRVLSKPGASFSSEPGATPDKPVPAFSVLYVYQRKNLDGRSWLRLGAASDGRSAGWLPAEQVSDWKQSLVLKFTERSGRAPVMFVRQASELERLLADPAAAKNLLLRAQKNPQDEQQVLALEPNASAVPQEQFYLLPIFDAKESFDENGQPVQLLNVASIDPGNSPQSISDSSGKALPANSPPAAADAFRTAVVLVVDTSVSMQPYIDQVRDVVHELQSKIAERGELDSVSFGLVGFRNNTSKTPGLEYVTKTLVTLDQGRDPQRFQELVSQVKATNVSSHSFNEDAFAGVMQAVEGMDWKGYGGRLILLVSDAGALRKNDPYSRTQMNEAEVRQAALGKQIKIYALHLRTDAGKKNHAQAETQYRVLTADANPKIGDLYIPVPGGDVRKFGERVDEIGTVFADLVHQVRSNQKQEVPLLAAAPSLAQKSAAIGYAMHMDFLGRKAASQAPQLVSAWTADRDLTNPALPAFQVCVMLTKLQLNDLQQSLKLIVDAARKTQTSPKDFFQEIASASAYMSRDPSALRKGGNLADGGVLGEYLEGLPYRSKSLNMTQDLWLSLSVAEQEDFIDELDSKIRLYETFHNDLANWVRFGDAEPGDALYRVPLSTLP
- a CDS encoding PP2C family protein-serine/threonine phosphatase; its protein translation is MGSAPQLSYQSASYSHVGMVRKINEDAWLEAPETGLWLVADGMGGHAAGDYVSSLIVDSLRAVPAAESLEQYVAALRNGLAAVNAAVREETANRGVTMMGSTVVLLAVRGARGVCLWAGDSRLYRLRDEQLESISRDHSYVQDLQDSGLLSEAEARVHPRANIVTRAIGVEAQLQLSQVDLQVQDGDTFLLCSDGLNKTAEDFELRDVLSHSEPNDVVRSLIHLGLTRGAPDNITAIVIKAAGH
- the tagF gene encoding type VI secretion system-associated protein TagF — translated: MTAPGLYGKLASRGDFVSRGLPQSFIGPWDSWLAAGLLASQNALGEQWLNAYLISPLWRFALAPGVCGPQAAVGVVMPSIDRVGRYFPLTVAALLEPEAELTSLVSGPEQWFEQVEQLLLATLDEGAHFEALEQGLQALGAPNPARRVEVSHYAGLQRFYVSDPLARGAVLAAQAGEGTSLWWGRGSQYISPMLLRCQGLPPASEFAQFLLGQEGAV
- the tssM gene encoding type VI secretion system membrane subunit TssM, whose amino-acid sequence is MKAFFSFVIRWVIPLLGLIALSLIIWFIGPLLEFLVPEGRRWALIIVIFALWIGYRVFRIIQARRHAAKVLQSLAADTPPDPDSVATAEELAALRQRMDEALALLKKAKLGGDERRNLYELPWYVIIGPPGSGKTTALVNSGLHFPLAAQLGAGAVRGVGGTRNCDWWFTDQAVLLDTAGRYTTQDSHASVDKAAWLGFLDLLKTQRSRRPIDGAFVAISLSDLLLGSEAERAAHAAAIRLRIQELYTQLGVRFPIYLMLTKLDLVPGFMEFFDSLSKEERAQVWGMTFALDDGKSGDSPLAQLPAELAALEQRLNERLVERLQQERDPARRDLIYGFPQQFAALKESLQGFLEGVFKPNAFEERVLLRGVYFTSGTQEGSPIDRLIGAMAQSMNLDRQHLARQTGTGRSYFIEKLFSAVAFAERGLVGVNPKVERRRKWIARGALAATVALVLVVGTLWIISYRANQAYIAQVDQRVAPVRQDVQNLSSAQRDVLAVLPLLNATRHLAGDAPGWAEGLGLYQGDMLEAEAASVYRKLLVAVFAPRLMTRIEEQLHSGGNSDFLYEGLKAYLMLADSEHYDPDFIKAWITLDWDRTLARDLPPDQRQALTGHLQALFEKHPPNARLDQRLIDDLRRQLQQLPVAQRVYDRVKRAKLPDGVPDFRLSEAGGRDAALVFTRKSGKPLSEPLSGLFTAKGYRQAFLLASLNQAGTLAEEQWVLGRDQADQQNVASLAADVRRLYFQDYLRQWDALLADIDFVPITSVAQAADVLRILSGPTSPLKKLLVAVAKETDLQQEERLLAAQGQKVEGGVDQLKQRLGSLLGQEQAANPAAVASSDDPVSAHFADLNSLVSKGEGEPAAIDGLLSDMNALYVQVSAMVGASGDALLGEAKNQASAAAARVSLTAERQPPMVQGLVKSVVGSTTNSMMGGVRNQLNAAWVSEVVNVYRQSLSGRYPMSPGSSRDATLEDFGQFFGTGGVMDNYFRKYLQPYVNTSTTTWSWQPGAAQKLGISPGVLQTFQRAANIRDAFFRSSGGTQPAVRFELKPVAMDASISQFLLDLDGQQLSYDHGPSRPVAMQWPNPGSIGVVRLSIMPPSATGRSGVTLDGPWAWFRLLEQSDLTATNSPDRFNLRLRVDGASISYELRASSAFNPFKSRVLSGFSLPERL
- a CDS encoding DotU family type VI secretion system protein, with amino-acid sequence MHPFDDSAGQPSPANDRTQFMPRPGGRAPEPGRPAAAPSPSLAMPAAPLPAGQARGLNPLESAAGPLLALLTRLRSTLAHPAPASLRAQLLAYLRQFEERAEAAGVPRNDVLLARYALCTALDEAVLSTPWGSTSDWGKQSLLITVHNEAWGGEKVFQLLEHCLQSPRERLYLLELLYLCMCLGFEGRYRVMIDGRSQLEALRERTAATIRSARGEHERELSPHWRGVSVARDRLAQFMPPWVGIAIGVALLLVLLFGLRLKLAADAEPVFKNIHALGEIPVQTLDRPVIQPKIVERPRLAGFLAEDIKAGRVAVEDAVDRSVVTIRGDELFASASASILDDYQPLMLRIADAVRKVKGQVRITGHSDNRPIATLRFPSNWKLSQARAESVLQILAAKTGQPERFSAEGRSDTEPLASNATAEGRARNRRVEISVLAEGVE